In Nitrosococcus halophilus Nc 4, the genomic stretch GGTGCAGGTGCAACTTTATGCTGAACCTAAAAAGCAAGGAGAACCGCCGGTATGTCAGGTCATGGCCCCTAGGAAAGCTATTTCCGGGGCTATCAATGGTTATCTTTATCAGGCAGTGGTGCCTAGTAAGCGCCCTGCGGCCGACTATACCCCCCGTATTATTCCTTATCATCCAGAGGCCAAAATCCCGGGGGAAATGACCTCTATTCTCTGGCAGCGGTAAGTTGGCCAAATTTCAGAACAATCTTAACTAGTTGATTTAACACGTGAGACGCTATTGGATTTTAGCTCTGCTCGCCTTAGGCTTGGGCCTGATGATTCCGCTGAGTTATGGTGGGTTAGCCGTCTTTGAACGCCTCAGTCAGGTGCCTTTTTGGCTACCCTTGCTCACCCTGGGTATGATCTTCATCGGTTGGAATTTTAATGCCGCAAAGCTGCGGATATTGGTCTCTGCGGTAGATACCAAGCTTTCCCACAAGAGTGCCCTGGGGACGGTGATGGCCTGGGAATTTGCTTTTTCCGCGACCCCAGCAGGTAGTGGGGGAGTGATCAGTTATGTTTACCTTCTGAATCGGTATGGCGTCAAAACCGCCCACGGGGCTGCGGTGTTTGCCATGGAGTTGGGAATAGACCTGTTGTTCTTCGTCACCGCTTCCTTCATTGTAGTGATAAAGTTAGCGACCAGTGCGACCTATGATGTTCATCTGGGGTTTATTCTGGTGGCGGTATTGCTCACCGGGGGGATGGGATTTATGTGGGTGCTTGCCCATCAATATCGGAGATTGTTGCGGATATTGGGCTATCTGTTGAAAGTATTGAGGGTGTCGGCTGTTTTGCGCAAACGGGCAGCCCGTTGGATGCTCCGTCTCCGTAGTGGCTTGACACTACTCTTAGGACTACCCCGGCGGTATTTGTATGCAGCTTATCTCTTATGTATCGGGCATTGGCTCTTACGTTTCAGTGTCCTTTATGTCCTCTTGCTAGGATTGGGAGAAGATATTCCCTGGCCTTATCTGTTTATTACCCAAGTATTGATATTGGCCTTGGGGCATTTCACCTTTTTACCTGGGGGGACCGGTGGGGTCGAACTTGGGTTTGGCGCCATGCTGGGACCCTTTCTTGACAGTGCCACCCTGGCTACAGCCCTTGTGCTTTGGCGTTTCGCTACTTTTTACTGGTATCTCATTGCCGGTGGACCAGTGTTTGCGGCGGTGGCGGGTCCAGTGATTTTTCGAACCTTGGTTCAGGCTACTAGCCGGAAATCATAGCGATACTAGCTGAGCGAGTAGTAACCCCAGACTAAAGCAGAATCCGGCGATGGGAACCCACAAGGGAAAGGTTCTGGCCCCTGGAGGGTGAGGAGTGCGGCGCTTGACACGCCACAGTGCCAAGTTGACTAGTGAAAAGACTACCAGAATTAGACCACTGGTGATGGCGGCGAGGGTCACCAAGGGAAATAATAAAGCCAAAAGAATGATCAGCCCGGTGACCAACAGGGTGGCAGGCCAGGGCGTGTGGGTTTGGGGATGGATATAGCCTAAGAATACCGGCAACCAACCCTGGCGACTCATTCCATAAAGAATTCGAGAAGCCATAATGAGCTGGATTAAGGCGCCATTAATCACGGCGACCATTCCAATGAGACTGATAATGGTGGGTGAGGCACCCGTAGCTGAGGTATAAAGGAGGGCTAGGGGAGCATCGCTTTGCCCTAGTACCGCAGGCTCAATGCTAAGCACCGCCACCAGGGCGACACTGGCGTATAAAATGGTGGAGGCAATGAGCGCAAAGAAGATTCCGAGGGGTAAGTTACGGGGAGCTTGTTTGACCTCTTCAGCTACATTCACCATGTCTTCAAACCCGATATAGGCATAAAAGGCAAGAAAGGCGCCGGCGATGATTCCTTGCCAGTTTTCTCCTTGGGAAAGAGAAAGCAGCTTTGGCAGGTTCTCGGGCAAGGTGCTCAAACTTCCCCGGGAGACCCATAACAAGAGTACTAACCCTCCGGCCTCAAGCAGGGTAATCACGGCAATCAAGCGCACCGACTCCCTAATACTCCAGAGAGCGATGCCGCCAAGAAGGAGCAGTAACCCTGGCATGATTAACCCGGGCGAAAGATCAAAGAATAGCTGAAAATAACCGGCAAAGCCCTTTGCCATTGTGGCCGCTGAGACCATGCCCGCTAGAGCGATCAACAACCCCACCAATACCGACAAGAAACGCCATTGAAAGCCTTCATAGAGGTAAA encodes the following:
- a CDS encoding lysylphosphatidylglycerol synthase transmembrane domain-containing protein, whose product is MRRYWILALLALGLGLMIPLSYGGLAVFERLSQVPFWLPLLTLGMIFIGWNFNAAKLRILVSAVDTKLSHKSALGTVMAWEFAFSATPAGSGGVISYVYLLNRYGVKTAHGAAVFAMELGIDLLFFVTASFIVVIKLATSATYDVHLGFILVAVLLTGGMGFMWVLAHQYRRLLRILGYLLKVLRVSAVLRKRAARWMLRLRSGLTLLLGLPRRYLYAAYLLCIGHWLLRFSVLYVLLLGLGEDIPWPYLFITQVLILALGHFTFLPGGTGGVELGFGAMLGPFLDSATLATALVLWRFATFYWYLIAGGPVFAAVAGPVIFRTLVQATSRKS
- a CDS encoding APC family permease: MTNHSHQGSLKRTISLPLLTFYGLGNILGAGIYVLMGKVVGAAGYFAPLAFFLASLVATFTALSYAEFASRHPHSAGEAVYLYEGFQWRFLSVLVGLLIALAGMVSAATMAKGFAGYFQLFFDLSPGLIMPGLLLLLGGIALWSIRESVRLIAVITLLEAGGLVLLLWVSRGSLSTLPENLPKLLSLSQGENWQGIIAGAFLAFYAYIGFEDMVNVAEEVKQAPRNLPLGIFFALIASTILYASVALVAVLSIEPAVLGQSDAPLALLYTSATGASPTIISLIGMVAVINGALIQLIMASRILYGMSRQGWLPVFLGYIHPQTHTPWPATLLVTGLIILLALLFPLVTLAAITSGLILVVFSLVNLALWRVKRRTPHPPGARTFPLWVPIAGFCFSLGLLLAQLVSL